The following are encoded together in the Coregonus clupeaformis isolate EN_2021a unplaced genomic scaffold, ASM2061545v1 scaf0457, whole genome shotgun sequence genome:
- the LOC121565569 gene encoding 2-hydroxyacyl-CoA lyase 1-like codes for MGNNVQPAAALLGDINTIVKQLLEYVHKDGWRYPADTEWWTTLKEKMVAMTKVTKALALQSTTPMNYYQVFHHISQLLPHDCVIVSEGANTMDIGRTMLNNYLPRQRQGMPPHTDIKGQIRQVSCAFALKTSRNELGSVDSSA; via the exons ATGGGGAACAACGTGCAACCTGCTGCTGCTCTCCTGGGGGACATCAATACTATTGTCAAGCAG CTCCTGGAGTACGTTCATAAAGATGGCTGGAGGTATCCAGCTGATACAGAATGGTGGACCACGTTGAAAGAGAAGATGGTTGCTATGACAAAGGTGACAaag GCGTTAGCTCTACAGTCGACAACACCCATGAACTACTACCAAGTGTTCCACCACATCTCCCAGCTGCTGCCCCACGACTGTGTCATCGTGAGTGAGGGGGCCAACACCATGGACATCGGGCGCACCATGTTGAACAACTACCTTCCTCGACAGAGGCAAGGCATGCCGCCTCACACAGATATCAAAGGTCAAATCCGCCAAGTATCCTGTGCCTTTGCCCTGAAGACAAGTAGGAATGAGTTGGGATCTGTTGATAGTTCTGCCTGA